A single genomic interval of Brevibacillus brevis harbors:
- a CDS encoding inositol monophosphatase family protein, producing MQASTLAALKELALQCARSAGELSLKRMKEPFTVEYKTSASDLVTAVDKEVENHVIQMILARFPDHGILGEESAHAEDYKQYDTLWVIDPIDGTTNFVHQQINFSVSIAVYHKGEGMVGAVYDPSRDELFYAVKGEGAFLNDRPLQVNRAVSLEQALLCTSVFWNKRAEQIGIDLIVKKLAGKVRGMRLLGSAALEMAYVAAGRLDGYVSMQLNAWDFGAARIIVEEAGGRVTTMMGTPLPYDQKSSVMACNPTFYEELQHYLKSEHTDIPSQN from the coding sequence GTGCAAGCATCAACACTGGCGGCTCTCAAGGAGCTTGCTTTGCAATGCGCCCGTTCAGCGGGTGAGCTGAGTCTGAAGCGAATGAAGGAGCCTTTTACCGTCGAGTATAAAACATCAGCCTCCGATCTTGTTACAGCCGTAGATAAAGAAGTAGAGAATCACGTCATTCAAATGATTCTTGCACGCTTCCCTGATCACGGCATTCTTGGAGAAGAGAGTGCACATGCGGAGGATTACAAGCAGTATGACACGCTCTGGGTCATCGACCCGATTGATGGCACGACCAATTTTGTGCATCAGCAAATCAATTTTTCCGTTTCCATTGCCGTTTACCATAAGGGAGAGGGAATGGTCGGAGCGGTTTACGATCCTTCCAGAGACGAGTTGTTTTATGCGGTAAAAGGAGAAGGGGCTTTTCTCAATGATCGTCCCTTGCAGGTGAATCGAGCAGTGAGCCTGGAGCAAGCTTTATTGTGCACGAGCGTATTTTGGAACAAGCGTGCTGAGCAAATCGGCATCGACTTGATCGTGAAAAAGCTGGCTGGGAAGGTTCGCGGTATGCGCCTTTTAGGAAGCGCCGCTCTGGAGATGGCGTATGTGGCTGCGGGAAGACTGGATGGCTACGTCAGTATGCAGCTCAATGCGTGGGATTTCGGGGCAGCTCGCATTATTGTAGAGGAAGCGGGCGGCCGGGTGACGACCATGATGGGGACACCACTACCGTACGACCAAAAAAGCAGCGTGATGGCTTGCAACCCGACTTTTTATGAGGAGCTGCAGCATTACCTGAAATCCGAACATACGGATATACCTTCACAAAATTAA
- a CDS encoding YbdD/YjiX family protein codes for MRRKLRAMRKAMRKVSSAIKTIFGMPDYDRYLAHWYETHGAPGIFPMTEREYYMYALTERFEKGGVTRCC; via the coding sequence ATGAGGCGCAAGCTGAGAGCCATGCGAAAGGCAATGCGCAAAGTGAGCTCTGCTATTAAAACGATTTTCGGAATGCCAGACTATGATCGCTATCTCGCTCATTGGTATGAGACACATGGGGCACCGGGTATCTTTCCGATGACAGAGCGTGAGTATTACATGTACGCATTGACCGAACGATTTGAAAAAGGCGGCGTAACGCGCTGCTGCTAA
- a CDS encoding carbon starvation CstA family protein gives MKKWFLSLLIWGGIAALGAVGFGMIALWQGESVNSFWLLTAAFCTYAVAYRFYSKFIAKKLMSLDDNRATPAEVNNDGKDFVPTNKWVLFGHHFAAIAGAGPLVGPTLAAQMGYLPGTIWIIVGVVIGGAVQDFIILFGSMRRNGKSLGQIAKEEIGPVGGALALIGIIAIMIILIAVLAMVVVNALAESPWATFTIFMTLPIAILMGLYMRYIRPGQVLEGSIIGLALLFFSLWLGQIVAASPTWGPAFTFSKVQLAWMIIVYGFIASVLPVWLLLAPRDYLSSFLKVGTIAVLAVGIVLTLPPLQMPALTKFIDGTGPVFAGNLFPFLFITIACGAVSGFHSLVSSGTTPKMIAKESHAPLIGYGGMLMESGVAVMAMIAACVLTPGVYFAINSPAAAIGVDAVQVATTITGWGYTVTPDQLTTLANDIQEKTILSRTGGAPSLAIGMATIFSGVLGGKALMAFWYHFAILFEAVFILTTIDAGTRVGRFMVQDMLGNVIPKMKEVNWLPGNLIGSGIITIGWGYFLLQGVMDPLGGIYTLWPLFGIANQMLAAIAFTVGTTIIFKMGKAAYSWITLVPMAWLTTATLTAGWQKLFHPDPKIGFLSHAESFQKALDAGTLPKGVKTVEAAQKMIFNDQIDAVVCAIFMVITIGIILDGARVWINILRGKHYPLQESPYIKSKGNVFDGKGHHVA, from the coding sequence ATGAAGAAATGGTTTCTTTCCCTCTTGATTTGGGGCGGGATAGCCGCATTGGGTGCTGTCGGGTTCGGGATGATAGCCCTCTGGCAAGGGGAATCAGTCAACTCGTTCTGGTTACTGACAGCCGCATTTTGCACTTATGCTGTAGCTTATCGTTTTTACAGCAAATTCATAGCCAAAAAACTAATGTCACTCGATGACAATCGCGCTACTCCGGCAGAAGTGAACAACGACGGCAAAGACTTCGTGCCCACGAACAAATGGGTGTTGTTTGGGCACCATTTCGCTGCGATTGCAGGAGCAGGCCCGCTCGTAGGTCCTACGTTGGCTGCGCAAATGGGATATTTGCCGGGAACGATCTGGATTATCGTCGGGGTCGTGATCGGTGGGGCGGTGCAGGACTTCATTATTCTGTTCGGATCGATGCGTCGCAACGGAAAAAGCCTTGGTCAAATCGCCAAGGAAGAGATCGGTCCTGTTGGCGGAGCACTCGCTTTGATTGGTATTATTGCCATTATGATTATCCTGATTGCTGTTTTGGCGATGGTGGTTGTAAACGCTCTTGCTGAATCACCGTGGGCTACCTTCACGATATTCATGACCCTGCCTATCGCGATATTGATGGGATTGTATATGCGGTATATACGACCCGGGCAGGTATTGGAAGGCTCGATTATCGGGCTTGCTCTCTTGTTCTTTTCCCTCTGGCTCGGTCAAATCGTCGCTGCATCGCCAACATGGGGACCAGCCTTCACGTTTTCCAAAGTCCAGCTTGCCTGGATGATCATTGTGTACGGCTTTATTGCCTCTGTTTTGCCTGTGTGGCTGCTATTGGCACCGCGCGATTATCTCAGCTCGTTCTTGAAAGTAGGGACGATTGCGGTATTGGCGGTGGGAATTGTGCTGACACTGCCGCCATTGCAAATGCCAGCACTGACGAAGTTCATTGATGGAACTGGCCCAGTTTTTGCAGGAAATCTGTTTCCCTTCTTGTTTATTACCATCGCGTGCGGAGCCGTATCAGGATTCCATTCACTCGTATCATCCGGAACGACGCCGAAGATGATCGCGAAGGAATCGCATGCGCCATTGATCGGTTATGGCGGGATGCTGATGGAGTCTGGCGTCGCGGTTATGGCGATGATTGCAGCGTGCGTGTTGACCCCCGGTGTCTATTTTGCGATCAACTCACCTGCCGCAGCAATTGGCGTGGATGCAGTCCAGGTTGCGACGACGATAACGGGCTGGGGCTATACCGTAACCCCTGACCAATTAACGACGCTCGCCAACGACATTCAGGAAAAGACGATCCTTTCCCGAACGGGCGGAGCGCCGTCACTGGCAATCGGGATGGCGACAATTTTCTCGGGTGTACTCGGTGGCAAGGCATTAATGGCATTCTGGTATCACTTTGCGATCTTGTTTGAGGCTGTCTTTATTTTGACGACGATCGATGCGGGAACGCGTGTCGGACGATTCATGGTACAAGACATGCTCGGCAACGTCATTCCGAAAATGAAGGAAGTCAACTGGCTACCAGGTAATCTGATTGGCTCTGGGATCATTACCATCGGATGGGGATACTTCCTGCTCCAAGGTGTCATGGACCCGTTGGGAGGCATTTACACTCTGTGGCCGCTCTTTGGTATCGCCAACCAGATGCTCGCTGCAATTGCGTTTACAGTGGGAACGACGATTATTTTCAAAATGGGCAAAGCTGCTTACTCCTGGATCACACTCGTACCGATGGCTTGGCTGACGACGGCTACGCTGACAGCGGGCTGGCAAAAGCTGTTCCATCCTGATCCCAAAATCGGGTTCCTCTCGCATGCAGAATCATTCCAAAAGGCTCTGGATGCCGGTACGCTGCCAAAAGGAGTAAAAACAGTAGAAGCTGCTCAAAAAATGATCTTCAACGACCAGATCGATGCTGTGGTATGTGCAATCTTCATGGTCATTACGATTGGGATCATTCTCGACGGTGCGAGGGTATGGATTAATATTCTCCGCGGCAAGCATTATCCGTTGCAGGAGTCGCCGTACATCAAGTCCAAAGGAAATGTATTTGACGGGAAAGGACATCACGTAGCATGA
- a CDS encoding LytR/AlgR family response regulator transcription factor has protein sequence MLKVFIVDDETPAREELRYLLEQFSEVSVVGEAGSGEEALEAVLQTEPDAVFLDIHLQDRDGVDVGQELLESMVNPPVIIFASAYEFHAVRAFEAEAVDYIVKPFSEMRLEKTMNRVRRMRRKIEPALDTSPLLEERLQSLLQNVLVDTQPRRVPVEKNGKIMLIDPNEIVYATLEGRYASIYTAGEQYATTFTLQELESRLSRQQFFRTHRAFIVNLSKTAELVPWFKGSIHLVMQDHRKTEVPVSRNVVKELKKRLGF, from the coding sequence GTGCTCAAAGTGTTCATCGTCGATGATGAGACGCCTGCCAGAGAAGAACTGCGGTATTTGCTGGAGCAGTTTTCGGAGGTGTCCGTAGTAGGAGAGGCGGGCAGCGGGGAAGAGGCGTTGGAAGCGGTGCTTCAGACAGAGCCGGATGCGGTTTTTTTGGACATCCATTTGCAGGACAGGGATGGCGTCGATGTGGGGCAGGAGCTTCTGGAATCCATGGTCAATCCACCTGTCATCATCTTCGCAAGTGCTTATGAATTTCATGCGGTTCGAGCATTTGAGGCCGAAGCCGTCGATTATATCGTCAAGCCGTTCAGCGAAATGCGTCTGGAAAAGACGATGAATCGGGTACGAAGAATGAGGCGGAAAATTGAGCCTGCATTGGACACGTCACCTCTACTGGAGGAAAGGCTACAGTCCCTTCTGCAAAATGTGCTGGTCGATACTCAGCCGCGTCGTGTCCCGGTGGAGAAAAATGGCAAAATCATGCTGATTGATCCAAACGAAATCGTCTATGCTACCTTGGAAGGAAGGTATGCGAGCATTTATACAGCAGGTGAGCAATATGCGACCACGTTTACGTTGCAGGAGCTGGAGAGCAGACTGTCCCGTCAGCAATTTTTTCGGACGCATCGCGCTTTTATTGTCAATTTATCCAAAACGGCAGAGCTCGTCCCTTGGTTCAAAGGCTCGATTCATCTCGTCATGCAGGATCATCGCAAAACAGAAGTGCCTGTCAGTCGCAATGTCGTGAAGGAATTGAAGAAACGACTGGGGTTTTAA
- a CDS encoding sensor histidine kinase has translation MNMALMVPLTERTAVLIVVALLFTRVRAFRSILNQQATWREKALMVVIFSAISILGTYNGIWYQDAIANSRVIGTVVAGLLAGPWVGLMTGLIAGIHRYSLGGFTDVACAISTISEGLFAGLIYQFRRNRSKKIGWTTALVVGFLAEWLQMGIVLLIARPYADALALVQAISVPMSIVNSVGIAILIIIIDLAKKEEDRIGALQAQRTLQVADKTLSYLRQGLTYDSAHKVAEEILRTTRVAAVAITDTRSVLAHVGAGSSHHVVGEGITTKATREVLSTKEVKIAQTKEEIGCRETNCSLRYAILVPLMRRREVAGVLKLYQDRSRKLSAVDLELVRGLGNLISSQLELAELEKQSRLLADAEIRALHAQINPHFLFNALNTIVSFIRFRPEQARELLIHLGEYFRRNLHDSGGYVSLARELEHIEAYLAIERARFGDKLHVEYDIEDGVERFTVPGLILQPLVENAVKHGLLPKREGGTVVIRARRKEKQTVELTVADNGVGMKVDPFEPALDEKSAGRQLSGIGLANVKSRLQSIYGEPYGIVIESKSGSGTTCTIQLPIGVNVSAQSVHRR, from the coding sequence ATGAACATGGCATTAATGGTTCCGTTGACGGAGCGGACGGCTGTTTTGATCGTGGTGGCCTTGCTGTTTACGCGTGTACGTGCATTCCGCAGCATATTGAACCAGCAAGCAACGTGGCGAGAAAAAGCACTGATGGTCGTCATTTTTTCTGCTATTTCCATACTGGGTACATATAATGGCATCTGGTATCAGGATGCGATCGCGAATTCACGCGTGATTGGGACTGTCGTGGCGGGCTTGCTGGCTGGTCCATGGGTAGGGCTGATGACGGGACTGATTGCGGGGATTCATCGTTATTCATTGGGGGGCTTTACGGACGTGGCTTGTGCCATCTCGACGATAAGCGAGGGCTTGTTTGCGGGATTAATTTATCAGTTCCGCCGTAACCGCAGCAAAAAAATCGGGTGGACGACAGCACTCGTCGTCGGTTTCTTGGCGGAGTGGCTGCAAATGGGAATTGTTCTGCTCATCGCACGTCCTTACGCTGACGCTTTGGCATTGGTGCAGGCCATAAGTGTACCGATGTCTATCGTCAATTCGGTCGGAATTGCTATTTTGATCATTATTATTGATTTGGCCAAAAAGGAAGAGGATCGGATTGGCGCGCTCCAAGCCCAGCGAACGCTGCAAGTAGCGGACAAAACGTTGTCTTACTTGCGTCAAGGACTGACGTATGACTCTGCCCATAAGGTAGCGGAGGAAATATTGCGGACGACGCGTGTAGCAGCGGTAGCGATTACCGATACGCGCTCTGTACTTGCACATGTTGGCGCAGGCTCATCCCATCACGTAGTGGGAGAAGGCATAACGACCAAGGCGACCCGTGAAGTTTTATCAACAAAAGAAGTAAAGATTGCCCAGACGAAGGAAGAGATTGGATGCAGGGAGACGAATTGTTCCTTGCGCTATGCGATCCTTGTCCCCCTGATGCGAAGACGTGAAGTGGCGGGCGTGCTCAAGCTGTATCAGGATCGCTCACGAAAACTATCGGCGGTGGACTTGGAACTCGTACGCGGATTGGGGAACCTGATATCGAGTCAGCTCGAACTGGCTGAGCTAGAGAAGCAGTCCCGTCTGTTGGCAGATGCAGAAATCAGAGCCTTGCATGCGCAGATCAATCCTCATTTCTTGTTTAATGCGCTCAATACGATCGTTTCCTTTATTCGCTTCCGGCCCGAGCAGGCGCGCGAACTGTTGATTCATTTGGGGGAGTACTTCCGGCGTAATTTGCATGACTCTGGCGGATATGTCAGTTTGGCGCGTGAGCTGGAGCATATCGAAGCGTATTTGGCTATCGAACGTGCGAGGTTCGGGGACAAGCTCCATGTAGAGTACGACATCGAGGATGGGGTAGAGCGGTTTACTGTGCCAGGACTGATTTTGCAGCCGCTGGTAGAAAATGCGGTCAAGCACGGGCTGTTGCCCAAGCGCGAAGGGGGAACCGTCGTGATTCGTGCGCGCCGCAAAGAAAAGCAAACCGTCGAACTGACAGTGGCAGATAATGGAGTAGGAATGAAAGTGGACCCATTCGAGCCAGCCCTAGATGAGAAGAGTGCAGGGCGGCAATTATCCGGGATCGGTCTTGCCAATGTAAAAAGCCGTCTCCAGTCGATCTACGGAGAACCGTATGGAATCGTGATCGAGAGCAAAAGCGGGAGCGGCACAACATGCACCATACAATTACCGATAGGGGTGAACGTCAGTGCTCAAAGTGTTCATCGTCGATGA
- a CDS encoding GNAT family N-acetyltransferase, whose protein sequence is MIHRLEPKDYAKIRTLLSPDNVNDLTIHAIINGTNRGAIYVDDVEQPRTALVDQTGVISIFVGDAANEAFTADLGAFIEGELRRYTTESCGGTHFLAVVPDEAWEKAVTKAISHREIETDWEYYYQFNPEQFQARKISYRPLPEGYTLKRIDAGVIEDDPDNTLIEVVEEFYHSVDDFLQWGVGFSVCKGNTIVSACLSCCVHELDHEISVETYEETDMNQGFATLACVAYLEHCMEHGLTPHWTTLETNEESVRLATKLGFEPKEKGKILEFEY, encoded by the coding sequence ATGATTCATCGATTGGAACCAAAGGATTATGCAAAAATCAGGACGTTGCTGTCACCTGATAACGTGAACGATTTGACCATCCATGCGATTATCAATGGGACAAATCGAGGAGCGATTTACGTAGATGATGTGGAGCAGCCCCGGACAGCATTGGTCGATCAAACCGGCGTGATCAGTATTTTCGTAGGGGATGCTGCCAATGAAGCGTTCACAGCCGATCTGGGTGCCTTTATCGAGGGGGAATTACGCAGATATACGACCGAATCATGCGGGGGCACTCATTTTTTGGCAGTTGTGCCTGATGAAGCGTGGGAAAAGGCAGTGACCAAAGCTATCTCGCATCGAGAGATAGAAACGGATTGGGAGTATTACTACCAGTTCAATCCCGAGCAATTCCAAGCGCGAAAGATCAGCTATCGCCCTCTGCCTGAAGGATACACGTTGAAAAGAATCGATGCAGGTGTCATAGAAGACGACCCTGACAACACCCTGATCGAGGTTGTAGAGGAATTCTATCATTCGGTGGATGATTTTTTGCAGTGGGGTGTAGGTTTCAGCGTATGTAAAGGAAATACGATTGTGAGTGCTTGCCTGTCTTGCTGTGTCCATGAGCTTGATCATGAAATTAGCGTGGAAACCTACGAGGAAACCGACATGAACCAGGGCTTTGCTACGCTAGCTTGTGTGGCGTACCTGGAGCATTGCATGGAACATGGGCTGACCCCGCACTGGACCACGCTGGAAACCAATGAGGAGTCAGTGCGACTGGCAACAAAGCTAGGATTTGAACCGAAAGAAAAGGGGAAAATACTGGAGTTCGAATACTAA
- a CDS encoding RNA polymerase sigma factor, translating to MIIKRDVQQDIQLAQDGNVEAFARVIQMYERTLYGLARTYIGRDEDCADVVQDTMMKAFRAIRTLREPAYFKTWMIQILINECRQWLRKKKRSRTVELSSLQIEEIAIQAPYEAIELTEAVWKLEQELRIVVWLHYYEDLPIKKVAMRVGVPEGTVKSRLHRARVLLAEELESSQERNVDDDPTIVRKLSLNLDDFAPLSAA from the coding sequence GTGATCATCAAGAGGGACGTTCAGCAAGACATTCAGCTTGCACAGGACGGTAACGTAGAAGCTTTCGCTAGAGTCATTCAAATGTACGAGCGTACCTTGTATGGCTTGGCACGAACCTATATCGGGCGGGACGAGGATTGTGCCGATGTGGTGCAGGATACGATGATGAAAGCATTCAGAGCCATCCGAACGCTGCGAGAGCCTGCTTATTTCAAAACATGGATGATCCAAATTCTCATAAACGAATGCAGACAATGGCTGCGAAAAAAGAAACGAAGCCGAACCGTAGAGCTGTCTTCACTGCAAATCGAAGAGATAGCCATACAAGCCCCCTACGAAGCGATTGAACTAACAGAGGCGGTATGGAAGTTGGAGCAAGAGCTGCGCATCGTCGTGTGGCTTCACTATTACGAGGATTTGCCGATCAAAAAAGTCGCCATGCGAGTAGGTGTCCCGGAAGGCACAGTGAAATCCCGGCTGCACCGGGCTCGCGTACTGCTTGCAGAAGAGCTGGAATCCTCCCAGGAAAGGAACGTGGACGATGACCCGACTATTGTGCGGAAGCTGAGTCTGAATCTGGATGACTTCGCTCCGCTGTCAGCCGCATAA
- the hppD gene encoding 4-hydroxyphenylpyruvate dioxygenase: MSNTDFFPIQDWDYLEFYTGNAKQAMHYFTNAFGFEAVAYAGLETGSREKVSYVLKQKHMTFVISGALTPDSPIADFVKKHGDGVKDVALRVEDCEQAYREAVSRGAIPIMEPTEYTDEFGTVKKAIIGTYGENIHSFIERKNYNGPFFPGFKAYQSPVKGESTGIIGIDHIVGNVEVMDEWVEYYQKVMGFTAVQNFSEDDISTEYSALMSKVMQSGTGRIKFPINEPAEGRRKSQIQEFLEFYKGPGVQHIAILTNDIIDTVSKLRDNGVDFLMVPDAYYEDLKERVGEIDEDIEALRKLGVLVDRDDEGYLLQLFSKPIVDRPTLFIEIIQRKGARGFGNGNFKALFEALEREQERRGNL; the protein is encoded by the coding sequence ATGAGCAATACCGATTTTTTCCCGATTCAGGACTGGGACTATCTGGAGTTTTATACAGGGAACGCCAAGCAAGCTATGCACTATTTTACAAATGCGTTTGGATTTGAAGCAGTAGCCTATGCGGGTTTGGAGACAGGCTCTCGGGAAAAGGTTTCTTACGTTTTGAAGCAGAAGCATATGACGTTCGTGATCAGTGGGGCGCTTACGCCTGACAGCCCGATCGCGGATTTTGTGAAAAAGCATGGGGACGGAGTCAAAGACGTTGCCCTGCGTGTAGAGGATTGTGAGCAGGCTTACCGGGAGGCCGTTTCTCGCGGAGCCATTCCGATCATGGAACCGACTGAGTATACCGATGAATTCGGGACGGTCAAAAAAGCGATTATCGGTACGTACGGCGAAAACATTCATTCCTTTATCGAACGAAAAAATTACAACGGCCCATTCTTCCCAGGCTTTAAAGCTTACCAATCTCCAGTCAAAGGGGAGAGTACGGGTATCATCGGCATCGACCACATTGTTGGTAACGTCGAGGTCATGGATGAGTGGGTAGAATACTACCAAAAGGTCATGGGCTTTACAGCCGTACAAAATTTCAGTGAGGACGACATCTCGACGGAGTATTCTGCGCTCATGTCCAAAGTAATGCAAAGCGGAACAGGACGCATCAAGTTCCCGATCAATGAGCCAGCAGAAGGACGCCGCAAGTCGCAGATTCAGGAGTTTTTGGAGTTCTACAAAGGACCAGGTGTGCAGCATATTGCGATCCTGACCAACGACATAATCGACACTGTATCGAAGCTGCGTGATAACGGTGTAGATTTCCTCATGGTACCAGATGCGTACTACGAAGATTTGAAAGAGCGTGTAGGAGAAATCGACGAAGACATCGAGGCGCTGAGAAAGCTGGGTGTCTTGGTTGACAGAGACGACGAAGGCTATCTCTTGCAGCTGTTCAGCAAGCCGATTGTAGACCGTCCAACGCTGTTTATCGAGATTATCCAGCGCAAAGGAGCACGCGGCTTCGGGAATGGCAACTTCAAGGCACTGTTCGAGGCGCTGGAGCGCGAGCAGGAGCGCAGAGGTAATCTGTAA
- the trxA gene encoding thioredoxin, with the protein MSICHTTDTTFQQDVKSEGYTLVNFWAPWCGPCRFFGPILESFDGEHSSEVRVLKVNVDEQTEIANQYGIMSLPTTILLKNGELIDKVVGAAPLAELKQFVFKHK; encoded by the coding sequence ATGAGCATTTGCCACACGACTGACACTACCTTTCAACAAGATGTAAAAAGCGAAGGCTACACCCTCGTCAATTTTTGGGCACCTTGGTGCGGGCCATGCCGTTTTTTTGGACCGATACTCGAATCGTTTGATGGGGAGCATAGCAGCGAAGTGCGAGTCCTAAAGGTCAATGTCGATGAACAAACGGAGATTGCCAATCAGTATGGCATTATGAGTTTGCCAACGACCATTTTGCTCAAAAACGGGGAATTGATCGACAAAGTCGTAGGAGCGGCTCCTCTAGCGGAACTGAAACAATTTGTTTTCAAACATAAGTAG
- a CDS encoding RrF2 family transcriptional regulator: MKYSQATDYALHAMLYLVAEAPDKPVSVQLLAEKLGVSQTYLSKMLTKLVKAGLIHSVSGANGGYKLKRNQDDISFLDVIQAIEGTTSLFECSFHHDSACLIQQVVADAEQQMMQTLKNKKIADLVTHIPNRLT, translated from the coding sequence ATGAAGTATTCACAGGCAACAGACTATGCCCTCCATGCGATGCTCTATCTGGTGGCAGAAGCGCCTGATAAACCCGTTAGTGTTCAGCTTTTGGCAGAGAAGCTAGGCGTTTCACAAACGTACCTGTCCAAAATGCTGACGAAACTGGTCAAGGCTGGGTTGATCCACTCTGTCTCTGGCGCAAATGGCGGATACAAGCTCAAACGCAACCAGGATGATATATCGTTTCTGGATGTTATCCAAGCTATTGAAGGGACAACCTCCTTGTTTGAATGCAGCTTCCATCATGATAGTGCGTGTCTGATTCAACAGGTTGTGGCTGACGCCGAGCAGCAAATGATGCAAACGCTGAAGAATAAAAAAATTGCTGACTTGGTCACACATATCCCCAACCGTTTGACGTAA
- a CDS encoding class I SAM-dependent methyltransferase, with protein MSQWTEQAAKQWDQFAEDWRKRSEHMWEKGSRSTILPYFMKHVPVGSGPVLDAGCGDGYASCKLAEHGYQVKGIDIAGEMIRLAHDRVISFPGSVHFQTGDISNLPFADDSFSGVLSINVVEFTPAPLKALLELHRVLAPGGILVLGILGPTAGPRAHSYRRLYEETTIQNTMMPWEAKQLASENGFTLLGEEPVYKEGITPDIAGRLSVELREAVSFLTLFALRKID; from the coding sequence ATGAGCCAATGGACAGAACAAGCGGCCAAGCAATGGGATCAATTTGCAGAAGACTGGCGAAAACGAAGTGAGCACATGTGGGAAAAAGGTAGCCGCAGCACCATCCTCCCCTATTTTATGAAGCATGTACCTGTCGGATCGGGACCTGTTCTCGATGCAGGCTGTGGTGACGGCTATGCCAGTTGCAAGCTCGCAGAGCACGGCTATCAGGTGAAGGGCATCGACATTGCCGGGGAAATGATTCGCCTCGCTCATGACCGGGTCATTTCCTTCCCAGGCTCTGTTCATTTTCAGACAGGAGACATCAGCAACCTTCCTTTTGCCGATGATTCATTCTCCGGTGTGCTCTCCATTAATGTAGTGGAATTCACGCCAGCTCCGCTCAAGGCACTCTTGGAGCTTCACCGCGTGCTCGCTCCCGGAGGAATTCTCGTCTTGGGAATCCTCGGTCCTACAGCTGGCCCCCGTGCACATAGCTATCGCAGACTATACGAAGAGACGACGATCCAAAATACGATGATGCCCTGGGAAGCCAAACAGTTGGCGAGCGAAAATGGCTTCACATTGCTGGGCGAAGAGCCGGTATACAAGGAAGGAATTACGCCAGATATCGCCGGCCGCCTAAGCGTAGAGCTGCGGGAGGCTGTCAGCTTTTTGACCTTGTTTGCTTTGCGGAAAATAGATTAA